GGGGGCCTTAGGATCATTTAAACTTTATTCTGGGTGTTCTGGATCCATGAGCAGTCCCATTATGCAGGATGGGGACACTGCGAACCTTGTAGTGGCTGATGACGGCGTGGGACTTCCTCCGGATTTTGACCCCGAAAGGGACGGTAAGCTGGGGATGGAGCTCATGATAAACCTTGCAGGGCAGCTTGGAGGCCGGCTTGAAATAGATGGCTCGGATGGTGTCCGCATAGGGGTCAGATTCCCCCTGGATAATTCAGAAACTGATGTGCCACTGGACGAATCATAGATCTTAACGGTTTTCATGATTAAATAATTTTTGCTGTTAAATTTTTATAAAAAATTATAACTGAATGTACCATCCATATTGTTATATGGTGATGGTATGATACTTGAAACCGTAAAGTCCGGGGGAATTTCACATAACTCCTACTTCCTTGGTTCCGGTGGTGAAGCTGCGGTCATAGACCCCAGGAGGGATGTTGACGTCTACCTTGACCTTGCAGAGGGGCACGGCATGAACATAAGGTACATCTTCGAGACCCACCGGAACGAGGACTACACCATCGGGTCCGTGGAGCTTGCACGCTACGTGGATGCGGAGATACTCCATGGCTCTGCACTGGACTTCAGGTACGGTACGGCTGTGGTGGATGGACCTGAAACCGAAGAAAATGAACAGATCCTTCACAAGCTTCAGGTACGGTACGGCTGTGGTGGATGGTGACACCTTTAAAGTCGGGTCCCTGGAACTGGAGGTCCTTGAAACTCCAGGCCATACATATGAGAGCATCTCAGTGGCTGTAAGGTACCCTGATGTCAGCGATGATGCCATAATGGTGTTTACGGGGGATGTGCTCTTCGCCGGTGAAACCGGGCGTGTTGACTTCTTTGGCCCTGAAAGGATAGAGGAAACTGCGGGGCTCCTCTATGACAGTATACATGAAAAGATTCTCACCCTGGGTGACCATGTCCTTCTCCTGCCTGCCCACGGGGCGGGATCTGTGTGCGGTGCCGAGATAAGGGACCAGGACGTTACAACCATCGGCTATGAGAAGCTCACAAACCCCTACCTCTCAATGAGCCGTGGGGAGTTCATTGAACACAAGAGATCAGAGAGGCTCTACACTCCCCCATACTTCAGGAGGATGGAGGAGAACAACCTGAAGGGGGCCCCGGTTGATAACCCGTACCTTGAGGCCCTCAGCGTCCCTGAATTCAGGGAACTTATGGATGATGGTGCCCAGGTGGTTGATGTCCGCAACCCCGCTGGATTTGCAGGCGGACACGTGCCCGGGAGCATTAACATCTGGCAGGATGGGTTCGCTGCCTTCGCCGGTTACTTCCTCAACTATGAGGACCCCCTGGTCATCGTGGGTGAGGGCCATGGCCTGGACCCTGTGAGGAGGTCCATGATAAGGATCGGGTATGATAACATGGCCGGCTACCTTGCAGGTGGATTCCAGTCATGGTACATGGCTGGTAACGAGGTCAGTAAGCTGGATGCCCTTGGGGTCCATGAGCTCGCTGAGAGGCTTGATGAATTCAGTTTACTGGATGTCAGGAAGATAACTGACCGTGAAAGGTTCCATATTGAGGGCTCGGAGCACATCTGGGTCGGGGATCTCCCCGGGAACATTGACAGTGTGCCTGAGGGGAACCTTCTCATCTACTGTGACTCTGGCTACAAGTCAACCATCGCTGCAAGCCTACTGCAGGGACACGGGGTGGATGCGGCCACGCTCCTGGGGGGTATAACCGCCTGGGTGAGGGCGGGTTACCCTGTGGTGGAGGGTTAGCCTGTCCACTGCACGGTCATGGCACCATC
The sequence above is drawn from the Methanothermobacter wolfeii genome and encodes:
- a CDS encoding MBL fold metallo-hydrolase — protein: MILETVKSGGISHNSYFLGSGGEAAVIDPRRDVDVYLDLAEGHGMNIRYIFETHRNEDYTIGSVELARYVDAEILHGSALDFRYGTAVVDGPETEENEQILHKLQVRYGCGGW
- a CDS encoding rhodanese-like domain-containing protein, which codes for MDLKPKKMNRSFTSFRYGTAVVDGDTFKVGSLELEVLETPGHTYESISVAVRYPDVSDDAIMVFTGDVLFAGETGRVDFFGPERIEETAGLLYDSIHEKILTLGDHVLLLPAHGAGSVCGAEIRDQDVTTIGYEKLTNPYLSMSRGEFIEHKRSERLYTPPYFRRMEENNLKGAPVDNPYLEALSVPEFRELMDDGAQVVDVRNPAGFAGGHVPGSINIWQDGFAAFAGYFLNYEDPLVIVGEGHGLDPVRRSMIRIGYDNMAGYLAGGFQSWYMAGNEVSKLDALGVHELAERLDEFSLLDVRKITDRERFHIEGSEHIWVGDLPGNIDSVPEGNLLIYCDSGYKSTIAASLLQGHGVDAATLLGGITAWVRAGYPVVEG